A segment of the Lycium ferocissimum isolate CSIRO_LF1 chromosome 5, AGI_CSIRO_Lferr_CH_V1, whole genome shotgun sequence genome:
TCTAGATAAGTCTTACATTGGCGAAACACAAAGAGATGTTGAATTTATATAAAGAAATATGCATGAAATCCTAATAACATATTTTAAAGCCGTGAAGATCCAAAGCAGACAATATCATTAGTGAATTTGGCTGTTTCACAAATGGTATCAAAGTCACTATGTGTACAACTTATGCGATAATGAAACAAACCTCAGTGTCCATTGAATTTAGGCAAAACCCACAtctttgatatgatgatgggaTAAAGCTCAACAAGGACGCTCCGTAAAAAAGGTATATGTGACAAATTAAGAAAAGTATACATCGACAAGTAGTGCAGGTCTAGACTTAGGACAATATTACTAATGAAACAAACCTCAGTGTCCATTGAATTTAGGCAAAACCCACAtctttgatatgatgatgggaTAAAGCTCAACAAGGACGCTCCGTAAAAAAGGTATATGTGACAAGTTAAGAAAATTATACATCGACAAGTAGTGCACGTCTAGACTTAGGACAATATTACTAGTGAATCGGGTTGTTACTATATactaagttgctcggactcggaTGCTGGTATCCGATACGGGTACGCATCGGAGTGTCGGATTTGGCAAAATCTGAATTTTTAGATTCAAGGTGTTGATCTAGGTATGGATACGGGTGCTGGGATTCAGCTAAGAacattcaaaattataaaaatagagcTATGAAGAACACGATCCATCGAATTCTTGGTTTCTCTCTATTTGGCCTGAAACATAAAGCAACGAATATGGGACAAAAGGGCTATAATATTGAAGTTATGCAATTATCCATGTCTTAAATTTGTTTTATCTCTcattttgagaaatcaaaatctcaatttCCCCCCAAATTTGTCCATGGATTCCGGTCAAAGTATCCGAAATTGGTTGACCGTATCTGAGACGTATTCTGCTCCCGCACCAGCACCCGTCCGTGTCGAGACAGGTGCGGCATCAAAAAACGAAGAATCCGCGCAACTTAGATGTAGTCGtcggaaaattacactgtatagcTGGGTATGTTTTTTACTTTCTATGTACACGTATTACATATTGACACCCTTGGCTTCTTCGTggatttacttttttatattttgaccaCCTTTAGTGAAAgttctggctccgccactgactAATACATACCGAACTAGAAATATAATGAGTCAAATAAGTCCCCTTTTGATTAGTCATTAGTCTACCGTAACCTTTATCTATTATTCGAATTTGAGATCCAGTTTTtcatggtaaaaaaaaaaaaaaaagagtcagtTAGGTCCTTTACAATTTCAATAGGAAAAAATGATCTTGTAAAAGATTTCTAATGTGTAAAAAgtaatcttttttaaaataaaataaaaacttaaaaataaatttataaatgaCTACAAGGATTTTAAAATAGACTatgttaaaatttaaaaagaaaataattgcaACGGCAAAGTTAAAGCTGAAGTGTTGAAgtctactccctccgtctcaaacaATTTGTCGTGATTTTTAAACATTAGTTATTTGaaattattcatcattttagaagtttgagataaaaaatttcataatcTTTTAGTAGTAATTATTTTTGAAGACTATAAAcatctcaattatttttttaaatataaataataataaaataaataaaaatttatcataattaagtaTTTTTTGAAGAAGGGTGTAAGAGAAATACCACAAATATTTGAGTGAGAGGAGTAGTAAATGAGAGGAGGAAACTGGCGAAGTAGTGGGAGGTTAAATACTCCATAGTCCATAATAAAGAAGCACTACACAGGCACAGACAAATGCTACTTTTTCGCCGTTACACGCTCAAAATCTCCACTCTACATAAACCCACCACCCCCTTTATACTACTTCATTAAATTGAACAACACTTCAATTTTGAGTGAACAAAATCATTGAAATCCACCAGCTTTTAATTCTCGCTTCCTCCCTCCCAATACAACACATCAAACAAAAGCCTCTACTCACtgacccaaaaaagaaaagaagttggtTCTCTCTCTCACACAAACACACACTAGTGACTGACAAACTCTTTAATGCCCCCATCAGTCTTCCTCTCTTCTTAGACACTTCTAAAACTGTCCTTCCCCTTTTAAGTTTTTaaccaaacaaacaacaaaagtTTTTTCTTGTGGCTACTTCTTGGATTCCAAGTCCTTTGCTTTCTGCTCAAGGTGACACATTCTTGCAGATTTTCCAGCTTAACAGAGTACCCTTTTTCTTCCTCAAACCAGTGAGAatgttccttttctttttttgttttttctctttACATAGCTAAGATATACAGCCCCATTCTCAGTAAATCTTTTCTTTAAGCTTTCTCTTTGttctgtttttgtttttgtttgttacATATGCAAATCCCATTCACACCCTTTTGgcatttctttctcttcacaTCTCCTCTTAATACCCTTTTAACAGGTTCTTGATTTAGTTACAACTGGtgcttcttattttattttatttttttgagtttttgtcTTTGAGAAAGGGAATTTTTTTCGAAAATGTTGTTGCATATATTAACTGTTTTAGCCTTATCTGTGTTTGTTGTGGAGTGTTTGGACCCTGCATTTAATGATGATGTTATGGGTTTAATTGTTTTCAAAGCTGGATTTACTGACACACAATCAAAGCTTACATCTTGGTCTGATGATGATGCTACTCCTTGTAATTGGGTTGGTATAAAATGTGATCCTCAATCCAATAGAGTTTCTCAGATTTTGCTTGATAATTTCTCTCTTTCTGGTCATATAGCTAGAAGCCTTTTGAGGTTACAATTCTTGAAGGTTTTATCTTTGTCTAAGAATAACTTTACAGGCAGTATTAATCCCATTCTTGCTCAAATACCTAGCTTGAGGGTTATTGATTTGAGTGAGAATAGTTTATCAGGACCAATCCCTGATGAATTTTTTCGACAATGTTCGTCTTTACAATCTGTTTCCTTTGCCAAGAACAATCTTAATGGCCAAATTCCTGATTCTTTAACCTCTTGCTCAACATTGCAAAGGGTTAATTTTTCGTCGAACAGGCTTTCAGGTCCATTGCCGTTAGAGTTATGGTCTTTAACCTCTCTTCGATCCCTTGATGTATCGGATAATTTATTGGAGGGAGAGATCCCTAAAGCAATTGAGGGTTTATATTCTTTGAGGtcaattaatttaaagaaaaacagGTTTACTGGTTGGTTGCCTGAAAATATTGGCAACTGTGTGCAGCTTAAGTCAATTGAACTCAGTGAGAATTTGCTCAGTGGAGGTTTTCCTGTATCTATGAGAAGACTTGGTTTATGTACTactatggatttaagatcaaaTTCATTGAATGGGGAGATTCCAGATTGGATAGCGGATATGAAAAGCCTTAAGGTTTTGGATCTTTCTGGAAATAATCTTTCTGGTAGAATTCCGAGCTCGTTGGGTGATCTTCCATCGCTAAAGGAACTGAATCTGTCGAATAATCAGTTCGTTGGAAGCTTGCCTCGGTCCTTGTTGAAATGCGTTGACCTTGTAATCTTGGACATTGGCAATAACTTCTTGAGTGCTAACCTTCCTTCTTGGACCTTTGAATTGGGACTAAAGAGCATTTCCCTTTCCGGGAATAGGTTTACCGGTCATATAGATTATCTGCCGATATCCATGGCTGCTTCCCTTCAAGTTTTGGATTTGTCTTCCAATGCATTATCTGGTGAAATACCGTCTGCCATTTGGAATATCAGTAGCTTGCAGGTCTTGAATATTTCCCGGAACTTTTTGTCTGGTACTATCCCAGAAGCTGTAGGTAAACTAAATGCAACTCGAATTCTAGATTTAAGTCACAATCAACTAAACGGAAGCATTCCCCGTGAGATTGGGAGTGCTGTTTCATTGCTGGAACTGAAGCTGAAAGAAAATCATCTGAGTAGTACAATTCCTGCAGATATAGCAAATTGCTCCGCTCTAACTTCATTGTAAGTTTCCTGCCACTGCCATCTCATTTTTCTTAAATGTTTTAGCTTTTCGATCATgttatcttcttttcaaattgcAGTTATATGCATGATGTTGTTTGCAATTGTTATGGCTGTGTGATTCTAAAAGTCGCCTGTTTGATTATGTAGGGACCTGTCACACAACAACCTCACTGGTCCTATCCCTCCTGAGATTGCTAAGTTGACCATTCTTGAAGTGGTGGATTTCTCCTTTAACCAGTTTTCAGGAAGCTTGCCTAAAGAACTAACCAATCTTACCCAGCTTGCCACATTTAATGTCTCCCACAACCATCTCCAAGGTGAACTTCCAGTAGGTGGATTTTTCAACAGCATTTCTCCCTCATCTGTTGTTGGTAATCCATCCCTATGTGGTTCTGTTCTCAACCACTCCTGCCCCGCTGTCCATCCGAAGCCTCTTGTACTAAACCCAAATTCGTCTGACTCGAATCATGGTTCTGTTACTTCGCTTGGTCGTAAGAGAATCATGCTCAGTATATCATCTCTCATTGCCATTGGAGCAGCAGTTTTCATAGCTCTTGGAGTAGTGATTGTCTCCATTCTCAATCTGCACGCGCGCTCTTCTATGGCGCTCTCTGCTGCAACTTTCACCTTATCTGGTGGCGATGACTTTAGCCCTTCACATGGTACAGAAGCCAACCTCGGCAAGCTTGTTATGTTTTCTGGTGATGCAGATTTTGTTGCTGGAACTCAAGCGCTGCTTAACAAGGATAATGAACTTGGACGTGGTGGTTTTGGATCCGTCTACAAGACACAACTCGGAGATGGACGTTCTGTTGCCATCAAGAAGCTCAACATTACAAGTTTGATCAAGTCCCAAGAAGATTTTGAGAGGGAAATGAAATGTCTTGGAAGCATCAGGCACCAGAACCTGGTGTCACTTGAAGGTTATTATTGGACACCTTCTCTTCAGCTCCTGATTAATGAATATGTATCTGGAGGAAGCTTGTACAAATTACTCCACGAGCAAAGTTCCAAAAGGAGCCTCTCTTGGCAGCAAAGATTCAACATTATTCTTGATACTGCCAAAGGCTTAGCCTATCTGCACCAGCTGAACATTATTCACTACAATATGAAGTCAACCAATGTCCTCGTAGATGATGGTTCAGCCAACACCAAAGTTGGAGATTTTGGTTTGGCTCGTTTATTACCCGTCTTGGATCGTTACATTTTGAGCAGCAAGATTCAGAGTGCACTTGGATACATGGCTCCTGAATTTGCATGCCAGACGGTGAAGATAACTGAGAAATGTGATGTCTATGGATTTGGTATCTTGACTCTCGAGGTGGTGATGGGTAAAAGACCCGTGGAGTACATGGAAGACGATGTGATTGTATTATGTGACATGGTGCGGGGAGCACTGGAAGAAGGCAGGATAGAAGAATGCATTGACGAACGGCTCCAAGGTAACTTCCCCGTCGAAGAGGCAATTCCAGTTGTGAAACTTGGTTTAATATGTGCATCTCAAGTTCCATCCAATCGACCAGACATGGAAGAGGTCATCAAAATTTTGGAGTTAATCAGATGTCCATCAGAAAGTCCCGAGGAAATAGAGTAATGTTATAAGGTGTTTGTGGAAAACAAGAATATAGAGAATGAGTCGTGTGGTGAACAGGAATTCAGTTTGTTGTTACATTTGGAGAAGGTCACTATCCTCTTGTTATTTTGCCATATCCAAATATCTATACCATTTGTTAAATCTTTATGTGTTGTTATTTAAATAACTGGATTCCTCTTCACCAGCTCCAGTTTGGGACCCTTGTTAGGTTTTGATAGACTAGAATTGTCTTTATTAGTAGTATTGAGACATCCAACTCCTGTTTCTGGTTGTCTTGTGCttgtttgatgttgttgtcCATACAAAGCTGAAAAATATATCCTTTGTATTTTTATAGCAGAAAACCTTTTTAAAACCCCGCATGGATTTCTGACGAAATGAAAACATCAAAGTAGGCCACCATTCAGTGGCATTTCTTGATCATAAGGCATTTCATTTCTTTTAACACATTGGatatattattatcattctGTTAACACATCCAGCACTTGTGCGACTTAACCAAGTTTAAATAATGCTAATGGGAAGTAAccataaaaaaagattatgcACTTTGTGATTTTGAAGAGTTAAATATCAGAATGCGAACATTATCTGTAAaactattatttatatatttccaATCAAATGATCTTTTTTAAGTATTACTAGTAGTTTAAATAACAAAATTCTCAGCATTCAGTTGGTGAGACACCTAGAGATTGggagttggagaaaaaaaaaaaaatccctttctTGAATAATGAGAAAGAATCATTCACTACCACACTTCTGTTAAAGTAGGAGAGGTTGGTGAAATAATTAATGCTTCAATGTCAAGTCTCACGACAATGAATTGAAGGCTAGATGGGGACCTAATGATTTAAAAGATCCCAGAGGGGGGCCTTAAccggagtccggaaccaaaatgacctaaAAAAAGACCTTTTGAATCAAAAtacttcaataaaaaaaaaaattatcatagtACCTTTAAcacagtaatttactgcgtttgagttttttttttctttttttttttaatttcttttacattttcacACTTTATTACGTACTTTAgtcatagattaatcatgcttcgggactccgaaacttgaatattttatatagaaccctacttatatttgtgcaattaataaggtaggctcaatacatgaAGGATAAGCTAAACTTCGGATTGTCGTTTTAATGGTTGAAAAGTGCTTaaagtccatttttgttttgaagacttgttgtcattagctttaagttatttatgttttagggtttcgATTTaaccttaaacttgttcattaataacaaaCTCAAACCtgttaaaatacaatcatcaaagaaagaaaaaacttaaaatacatgAGCCTACacatgcccttgagttgatcttccgctaaatatactaatattcttcaaattaacaacatcatcataaattaaacataaaactaaaatcccaatattcttaatcatcatcagaattgaagtcctcaatatcgtcctcagatGAATATCTTGGGTTTCTTAAGACAGATCTTCTCTTCTATAGATGTTAGTTCcctaccggttgatgatgcttgttcttcggccaaccttagcatgtaaaatctacgtctttgtaacacctcagacctttaacttaagtTTTGACTATGATTCTGGACTTAGAAacccagataaagaatgtgggaattagaaatttctcttcagttgtcagatggggatttacgccccagaatacggaccgtatttcagtatacggcccgtataccaAATCATAACTTGGCATCTAAATCACTGTGCTTTCTGAAAATTGGCTCAGGAAAATTTTTAGTTAAATACGGactatattttgaaatacggaccgtattttgaaatacggcccgtattttgaaatacgaccCGTATTTGATAGTCGTATTTGGTAAGGAGTTGTACAAAGGTTTCTGTCCGTTGAACATGCTTAATTATGGTCTAAGTTTACGGATCGTAATtcagaatacggaccgtattttggtcCGTATTTCTTAGCCCGCACCAGAACCTATAGATACCTGGTTTCagttctaattttatttttaccagTCCCTAAAACCCTAGCACGACTTGTTTCTCCTCTCCAACCCCAAGAACTCTAAGGTAAGCAAGTTCTACCCATTCTAATCTAAGATAgaattcattgttcttaacctagggttttcatgaAAACCCACAGATAAGGTTTGAGACACAGACTTTTGGGTTCTTCTCAGAATTCAGACTTTTGGATTGAGGATTGTGAAGAAaataaggtatgtgaggctaactatctacattagggaatgttcatgattgtCCCTACGCCTCATTATTCATACTTATCAGTaaattgactcagaatacagtttagccctaatttcttgaatagttgtagaactgtTATCTTCTAGGCTTGTAGTTTCGGTCTGCGTTCACGATGAttaatttgaatatcattaactcgacgtaatcaatatagacttgtgAATTGTATCTCGTGAGTCTCGGTATGAATACTTAAAATTATTCTCGAACGATTACCGCCTTTTATCTTCATAATCGGAATATCTCGGTCTCGGTGCTTGTTATTGAATACCGTATTAGGGCATCGTGCCTTACGTATATAGACCTAAGGTCACGggttatgtatacgtatacttaggCATCATGCCCACGTATTTTGCACgcatattattattatcggACCTAAGGTCACGTACAAGAAATTTTATTCATTACTCGGGACAGGAGTATCCATATCTTTACTTCTCTTAGTTCCGGTTATCGCATTTCGCCCGTTTTCGCCCGAACTTTactatttcattcagttgctttacatactagtacaattCCAATCTACTGATGTCCCATTTGCTCGGGGCCTGTATCTCATGATGCAGATACCGATATACAGGGTGCAGACATAGCTCTCTAGGAGGCTTTCAGATTCAGCTAGTCAGTGGTGAGCCTCAGTTCTCCGAGGCTCTATCTTTATCTTTATATTCAATCAGTTTACAGACAGTATTTCAGAATTAAGGTATgacgggggccttgtcccgtagTCGATCGCAGTTCCTTACTCGAGAGGCTTCATAGATTACGGGGGCGGTCGATATTTCGCAtttttgttggattattgagTTAGCCCTTTTGGCTACTACTTATTCAGTATTGTAGACTTTTACTATTACCTCCGCACAGATATATTTCAGTCAGTTATTCTCACACGAttagaatttgttcatcatacttAGATATCAGTATACCACATATTGATCCAGCCGtaccagttggttcgctcggtcacatgcagacAGGcgccgagtgccgtgttacgcccaagccatggtttggggcatgacagtcttgctagcattctgttattttattttctaatcCTTTATAAAGCAAGCTCGCAAGTGTTTCACCTACTCGAGGCATAGTCATTGAGAACCTTGTTGGGAtttgagcgttgagattttccaagtcacgaacaagacgttgtGATTCGGTGTACTGATATGCCCATTCACGACGTAAACCACAATAATATTCAcgtggatctgaatatttcagcTCGCGAAAATCGTTATTACACTCTATTGAAAGGTAGGGCGTGAAATTGTCTAGCACGAATTCACTATTGTCGGTTGAGGAATCACCGGAATAGTTGCTTTGATTTGAGTTGTCATCACCACTGCTATTCAAATCCTGTGGAAAAAATACCGACTAATCTACATTTGTACTATTCGACATTGAATTTTAAGTAGATACTAAGTAGCAAAAGGCTCTTTGTACAGgtatcaaactcaataagttGCGGGATATGACTATGACCCCACTAACTATATTTAATACACTACAACTATTAATAATATCATGGGGAATCATCGTCATCGGACAtctcacagtccgaatcccacttaGATCTGAATCTAACATAACTATGttgaccatattctaccctgAGGCAACGTATtttcatccgattgttctcttcgcgaaaacggttaagagcaaaattcaaCTCTTGTGAAGTGCCACGAGGCATTAACATAGCACGATTTTTTGGGCATTTAAGCCCTAATGACCTCAAGTTTTGTTCCAGTGCTGGAGTCTTcctaacacgccaattccaCTCGTCTATCATCATATTGTTGTAACGTTGATTGTATCTCTCGTTCGGGTTATTGGAGTATTCAAAATCTTCACCCAATTCtcatgtcctacccattgcttcgaATATGTCTCCTGGATAGAACATTGTAATACGACTAATATCTCCAAATTGGTTAAAAATGACATAAtaactcaattttgtgtggTTGTTAGTTATTCgtcaattatattatataacaCTCGCTAGCATCAAACGCAAATTTTAGATGCGTTATGACGCTTTTTTGTATGACAACTCTGATTGACAACACACTGCACTAATTGACAACACGGGGCACACGTTTGA
Coding sequences within it:
- the LOC132056856 gene encoding probable LRR receptor-like serine/threonine-protein kinase IRK; translated protein: MLLHILTVLALSVFVVECLDPAFNDDVMGLIVFKAGFTDTQSKLTSWSDDDATPCNWVGIKCDPQSNRVSQILLDNFSLSGHIARSLLRLQFLKVLSLSKNNFTGSINPILAQIPSLRVIDLSENSLSGPIPDEFFRQCSSLQSVSFAKNNLNGQIPDSLTSCSTLQRVNFSSNRLSGPLPLELWSLTSLRSLDVSDNLLEGEIPKAIEGLYSLRSINLKKNRFTGWLPENIGNCVQLKSIELSENLLSGGFPVSMRRLGLCTTMDLRSNSLNGEIPDWIADMKSLKVLDLSGNNLSGRIPSSLGDLPSLKELNLSNNQFVGSLPRSLLKCVDLVILDIGNNFLSANLPSWTFELGLKSISLSGNRFTGHIDYLPISMAASLQVLDLSSNALSGEIPSAIWNISSLQVLNISRNFLSGTIPEAVGKLNATRILDLSHNQLNGSIPREIGSAVSLLELKLKENHLSSTIPADIANCSALTSLDLSHNNLTGPIPPEIAKLTILEVVDFSFNQFSGSLPKELTNLTQLATFNVSHNHLQGELPVGGFFNSISPSSVVGNPSLCGSVLNHSCPAVHPKPLVLNPNSSDSNHGSVTSLGRKRIMLSISSLIAIGAAVFIALGVVIVSILNLHARSSMALSAATFTLSGGDDFSPSHGTEANLGKLVMFSGDADFVAGTQALLNKDNELGRGGFGSVYKTQLGDGRSVAIKKLNITSLIKSQEDFEREMKCLGSIRHQNLVSLEGYYWTPSLQLLINEYVSGGSLYKLLHEQSSKRSLSWQQRFNIILDTAKGLAYLHQLNIIHYNMKSTNVLVDDGSANTKVGDFGLARLLPVLDRYILSSKIQSALGYMAPEFACQTVKITEKCDVYGFGILTLEVVMGKRPVEYMEDDVIVLCDMVRGALEEGRIEECIDERLQGNFPVEEAIPVVKLGLICASQVPSNRPDMEEVIKILELIRCPSESPEEIE